The DNA window TAAACGTGAGTTTATTATCCGAAATTTCTATTTACACCATCAACGAAGAAAAACCATTGACCGAAGTGATGCGAAACATCGCTATCAAAGAAAATGAAGGGCCAGCCATTTCACACAAAGAAGATAATGCCACATTGGTAGCTTATTTTTCTGAAATTCTTCCAGAATATGATTCTGAAAGAGTGTATCCTTCCGATATTAAAAAAGTGTTGAATTGGTACAACTTACTTCAATCCAAAGGAATGGTTTCTAAAGAAGAGCCTACAATAGAGAATGCTGAAGAAATTAAAGAAAAAGTGGTAGAAGAAGTTACTGCCGAAAAAGCTCCAGCGAAAAAAGCAAAAGCCAAGAAAGCATAATTTAGCTTTCAAATATTTATTTTAATCCTGTCACGATGTTTTCCTGACGGGATTTTTTTGTTTGAAAACCTAGATTTTAAAAATTATTGTTATAACTTTGTTCTTATTAAAAAATGACTTATGGAAACAAATATCATTACTATTGGGAATTCAAAGGGAATAATAATTCCATCTAAACTGTTGAAAATCGCAGGTTTTGAAAATATAGTCGATTTAGAAATAAGTGAAGGAAAACTGGTAATTAGTCCATCAAGAAAAGTCCGCGAAGGATGGGAAGATTTGATAAAGGCTGAGATCGAAAAAAATGGACAACCCAGTTCGTTGATTCCTGATTTTTTTGAAGATGAACAAGAAAATGATTGGCAATGGTAAAACAATATCAAATTTATTGGGTAATTCTTGATCCGACATTAGGTAGTGAAATCAACAAAATAAGGCCTTGTGTGGTTATTTCTCCTAATGAATCCAATCAATTTTTGAACACCGTTTTGATAGCACCAATAACTTCAAAAATTAGAAATTTCCCCATGCGATTGGGAGTGGTTTTAGAAAATAAAAGTGGTCAAATTTGTTTTGATCAAATTCGATGCATTGATAAAATGAGGTTGAAAGCAAAAATTGCTGCACTCTCAATAAATGATATTGAAAGCGTAAAAAATATATTAAAAGAATATTTAGTAAACTAATGAACTCCAAACAAACTCAACTCCAAGCATTCGAACGATTATTGAATATTATGGACGATTTGCGCGAAAAATGCCCTTGGGACAAAAAGCAAACACTCCAAAGTTTACGCCATTTGACTATTGAAGAAACTTACGAATTGGGCGATGCTATTTTGGACAATGATTTGAACGAAATCAAAAAGGAGTTAGGCGATTT is part of the Flavobacterium nackdongense genome and encodes:
- a CDS encoding DUF5606 family protein, which encodes MNLEKILSISGKPGLYALKVQTRTGFLAESLIDGKKISVSLKVNVSLLSEISIYTINEEKPLTEVMRNIAIKENEGPAISHKEDNATLVAYFSEILPEYDSERVYPSDIKKVLNWYNLLQSKGMVSKEEPTIENAEEIKEKVVEEVTAEKAPAKKAKAKKA
- a CDS encoding type II toxin-antitoxin system PemK/MazF family toxin codes for the protein MVKQYQIYWVILDPTLGSEINKIRPCVVISPNESNQFLNTVLIAPITSKIRNFPMRLGVVLENKSGQICFDQIRCIDKMRLKAKIAALSINDIESVKNILKEYLVN
- a CDS encoding AbrB/MazE/SpoVT family DNA-binding domain-containing protein, with amino-acid sequence METNIITIGNSKGIIIPSKLLKIAGFENIVDLEISEGKLVISPSRKVREGWEDLIKAEIEKNGQPSSLIPDFFEDEQENDWQW